From a region of the Panicum virgatum strain AP13 chromosome 2K, P.virgatum_v5, whole genome shotgun sequence genome:
- the LOC120696169 gene encoding bisdemethoxycurcumin synthase-like, with product MGSAPATIGEIRRAQRADGPAAVLGIGTANPSTCVAQDDYPDYYFRVTNSEHLTDLKAKLTRICKKSGIKQRFMHLDEQLLAANPDFTDRALPSLDARVDIASAAVPELAASAAAKAIADWGRPATDITHLIFSTYSGARAPSADRRLASLLGLSPTVSRTMLNLHGCYGGGRSLQLAKELAENNRGARVLVACSEITLIAFYGPESGCPDTILGQALFGDGAGAVIVGADPVSPVERPLFEMAFASQTTIPETEDDISMEITKGGMAYHISNQVTRLLGSNVERCLIDAFDAIGVRAKWNDLFWAIHPGGRAILDRIEGVLGLDDGKLAASRHVLSQFGNMSGTTVIFVLDELRRRRAAKHEQEGEAPDEWGVVMAFGPGITIETMVLHAPSSLEGN from the exons ATGGGCAGCGCTCCGGCCACCATCGGCGAGATCAGGCGTGCGCAGCGCGCGGACGGACCGGCTGCCGTGCTCGGCATCGGCACGGCGAACCCGTCGACGTGCGTGGCCCAGGACGACTACCCCGACTACTACTTCCGCGTCACCAACAGCGAGCACCTCACCGACCTCAAGGCCAAGCTCACCAGGATCT GCAAGAAGTCGGGCATCAAGCAGCGCTTCATGCACCTCGACGAGCAGCTGCTCGCCGCCAACCCGGACTTCACCGACCGCGCGTTGCCGTCCCTCGACGCCCGCGTGGacatcgcctccgccgccgtcccggaGCTCGCCGCGTCCGCGGCGGCCAAGGCCATCGCCGACTGGGGCCGCCCGGCCACCGACATCACCCACCTCATCTTCAGCACCTACTCCGGCGCTCGCGCCCCGAGCGCCGACCGCCGCCTCGCGTCGCTCCTGGGCCTCAGCCCCACGGTCTCCCGCACCATGCTCAACCTCCACGGCTgctacggcggcggcaggtCGCTCCAGCTCGCCAAGGAGCTCGCCGAGAACAaccgcggcgcgcgcgtcctCGTGGCCTGCTCCGAGATCACGCTCATCGCCTTCTACGGGCCGGAAAGTGGCTGCCCGGACACCATCCTCGGTCAGGCTCTGTTCGGcgatggcgccggcgccgtcatcGTCGGCGCCGACCCCGTCAGCCCCGTGGAGCGCCCCCTGTTCGAGATGGCCTTCGCCTCGCAGACCACCATACCGGAAACCGAGGACGACATCTCCATGGAGATCACCAAAGGCGGCATGGCATACCACATCTCCAACCAGGTGACACGGTTGCTGGGGAGCAACGTTGAACGCTGCCTGATCGACGCGTTCGACGCAATTGGCGTCCGTGCCAAATGGAACGACCTCTTCTGGGCGATCCACCCCGGCGGCCGTGCCATCCTGGACCGCATCGAAGGAGTGCTCGGCCTCGACGACGGCAAGCTGGCGGCGAGCCGGCACGTGCTCAGCCAGTTCGGCAACATGAGCGGCACCACGGTGATCTTCGTGCTCGATGAGCTCCGGCGCCGTCGGGCGGCCAAGCACGAGCAGGAAGGCGAAGCACCCGACGAGTGGGGAGTGGTGATGGCGTTCGGGCCAGGAATAACAATCGAGACCATGGTGCTGCACGCCCCTAGCAGCCTCGAGGgaaattag
- the LOC120696171 gene encoding bisdemethoxycurcumin synthase-like — MGSAPATIGEIRRAQRADGPAAVLGIGTANPSTCVAQDDYPDYYFRVTNSEHLTDLKAKLTRICKKSGIKQRFMHLDEQLLAANPDFTDRALPSLDARVDIASAAVPELAASAAAKAIADWGRPATDITHLIFSTYSGARAPSADRRLASLLGLSPTVSRTMLNLHGCYGGGRSLQLAKELAENNRGARVLVACSEITLIAFYGPESGCPDTILGQALFGDGAGAVIVGADPVSPVERPLFEMAFASQTTIPETEDDISMEITKGGMAYHISNQVTRLLGSNVERCLIDAFDAIGVRAKWNDLFWAIHPGGRAILDRIEGVLGLDDGKLAASRHVLSQFGNMSGTTVIFVLDELRRRRAAKHEQEGEAPDEWGVVMAFGPGITIETMVLHAPSSLEGN, encoded by the exons ATGGGCAGCGCTCCGGCCACCATCGGCGAGATCAGGCGTGCGCAGCGCGCGGACGGACCGGCTGCCGTGCTCGGCATCGGCACGGCGAACCCGTCGACGTGCGTGGCCCAGGACGACTACCCCGACTACTACTTCCGCGTCACCAACAGCGAGCACCTCACCGACCTCAAGGCCAAGCTCACCAGGATCT GCAAGAAGTCGGGCATCAAGCAGCGCTTCATGCACCTCGACGAGCAGCTGCTCGCCGCCAACCCGGACTTCACCGACCGCGCGTTGCCGTCCCTCGACGCCCGCGTGGacatcgcctccgccgccgtcccggaGCTCGCCGCGTCCGCGGCGGCCAAGGCCATCGCCGACTGGGGCCGCCCGGCCACCGACATCACCCACCTCATCTTCAGCACCTACTCCGGCGCTCGCGCCCCGAGCGCCGACCGCCGCCTCGCGTCGCTCCTGGGCCTCAGCCCCACGGTCTCCCGCACCATGCTCAACCTCCACGGCTgctacggcggcggcaggtCGCTCCAGCTCGCCAAGGAGCTCGCCGAGAACAaccgcggcgcgcgcgtcctCGTGGCCTGCTCCGAGATCACGCTCATCGCCTTCTACGGGCCGGAAAGTGGCTGCCCGGACACCATCCTCGGTCAGGCTCTGTTCGGcgatggcgccggcgccgtcatcGTCGGCGCCGACCCCGTCAGCCCCGTGGAGCGCCCCCTGTTCGAGATGGCCTTCGCCTCGCAGACCACCATACCGGAAACCGAGGACGACATCTCCATGGAGATCACCAAAGGCGGCATGGCATACCACATCTCCAACCAGGTGACACGGTTGCTGGGGAGCAACGTTGAACGCTGCCTGATCGACGCGTTCGACGCAATTGGCGTCCGTGCCAAATGGAACGACCTCTTCTGGGCGATCCACCCCGGCGGCCGTGCCATCCTGGACCGCATCGAAGGAGTGCTCGGCCTCGACGACGGCAAGCTGGCGGCGAGCCGGCACGTGCTCAGCCAGTTCGGCAACATGAGCGGCACCACGGTGATCTTCGTGCTCGATGAGCTCCGGCGCCGTCGGGCGGCCAAACACGAGCAGGAAGGCGAAGCACCCGACGAGTGGGGAGTGGTGATGGCGTTCGGGCCAGGAATAACAATCGAGACCATGGTGCTGCACGCCCCTAGCAGCCTCGAGGgaaattag
- the LOC120695494 gene encoding bisdemethoxycurcumin synthase-like has translation MGSAPANVREICRARRADGPAGVLAIGTANPANCVLQDEFPDFYFRATKSEHLTGLKDKFRRVCQKMGVRKRYLHHTEELLGAHPEFLDPHTPSLDARLDIAKAAVPELAAEASRRAIAEWGRPAADITHLVVTTNSGAHMPGVDFRLVPLLGLRPTVRRTMLYLNGCFAGAAALRVAKDLAENNRGARVLVVCAEITVQLFTRPEDGCFQTLVNQGLFGDGAGAVVVGADPVMIRTPAVVRERPIFEIVSAAQTIVPDSEDVITMHLTKGGYGGDISTRQVLVLMGDNIELCLLDAFEPLGIGTGWNDLFWAVHPGSSPVLDQVDAVLRLKPEKLAASRRVLSEYGNMFGVTVIFVLDELRRRMEKGEEEGAPEWGAMLAFGPGLTVETMVLHRCVAQGTGAAAPEDKLAAA, from the exons ATGGGAAGCGCTCCGGCGAACGTCCGTGAGATctgccgcgcgcggcgcgccgacGGCCCCGCCGGCGTGCTCGCCATCGGCACCGCCAACCCGGCCAACTGCGTGCTCCAAGACGAGTTCCCGGACTTCTACTTCCGCGCCACCAAGAGCGAGCACCTCACTGGCCTCAAGGACAAGTTCAGGAGAGTCT GCCAGAAGATGGGCGTACGGAAGCGCTACCTGCACCACACCGAGGAGCTGCTGGGCGCGCACCCGGAGTTCCTGGACCCCCACACGCCGTCCCTGGACGCGCGGCTCGACATCGCCAAGGCCGCGGtgccggagctcgccgcggaggcCTCCCGAAGGGCCATCGCCGAGTGGGGCCGCCCGGCCGCTGACATTACGCACCTCGTCGTCACCACCAACTCCGGCGCGCACATGCCGGGCGTCGACTTCCGGCTAGTCCCGCTCCTCGGCCTCCGCCCCACCGTGCGCCGCACCATGCTCTACCTCAACGGCtgcttcgccggcgccgccgcgctgcgcgtCGCCAAGGACCTCGCCGAGAACAACCGCGGCGCACGCGTGCTCGTCGTCTGCGCCGAGATCACCGTCCAGCTCTTCACCCGCCCCGAGGATGGCTGCTTCCAGACGCTCGTCAACCAGGGCCTcttcggcgacggcgcgggcgccgtcgtcgtcggcgccgaCCCCGTGATGATCAGGACCCCCGCCGTCGTTCGAGAGCGCCCGATTTTCGAGATCGTATCCGCCGCGCAGACCATCGTACCGGACTCCGAGGACGTCATCACCATGCACCTCACCAAAGGCGGCTATGGCGGCGACATCTCCACCAGGCAGGTCCTCGTGCTCATGGGCGACAACATCGAGCTCTGCCTCCTCGACGCGTTCGAGCCGCTCGGCATCGGCACAGGATGGAACGACCTGTTCTGGGCCGTGCACCCGGGCTCGTCGCCGGTCCTGGACCAGGTCGACGCCGTGCTCCGGCTCAAGCCCGAGAAGCTGGCGGCGAGCAGACGCGTCCTGAGCGAGTACGGGAACATGTTTGGCGTCACGGTGATCTTCGTGCTCGACGAGCTGCGCCGCCGGATGGagaagggggaggaggaaggggcgcCCGAGTGGGGGGCCATGCTGGCGTTCGGACCCGGGCTCACCGTGGAGACGATGGTGCTGCACCGGTGCGTGGCGCAGGGCAcaggcgccgccgcacccgagGACAAACTGGCTGCGGCCTAA
- the LOC120688721 gene encoding uncharacterized protein LOC120688721: MLVSSPSQAKTCKDSRPKLVAGSPEGFPGHVDGKVREARMNHPKGFTVDDRGNIYVADAMNMAIRKISDTDLFAFLELFSASFSAYPTGSSGSISGDSVQGNKSVRGLRFSAVLS, translated from the exons ATGTTGGTCAGCTCTCCATCCcaagcaaaaacttgcaaag ATAGCAGGCCCAAGCTTGTTGCTGGTTCCCCAGAAGGATTTCCTGGTCATGTTGATGGGAAGGTTCGAGAGGCAAGGATGAACCATCCAAAGGGATTTACAGTGGATGACAGGGGTAACATCTATGTGGCTGATGCCATGAACATGGCCATTAGAAAGAtcagtgatacag ACTTATTTGCATTTTTAGAGCTGTTTTCAGCGTCATTCAGTGCTTACCCTACAGGCAGCTCTGGAAGCATATCTGGTGACTCTGTTCAAGGAAACAAATCTGTGAGAGGGCTTAGGTTCTCTGCTGTCCTATCCTAG